The Longimicrobiaceae bacterium genome includes a window with the following:
- a CDS encoding Smr/MutS family protein, with protein sequence MAPRKRRRSGTPPPPIPAWDEVLPTLDLHRETADEAVRRTGSWLRERQREGVRTVRVVTGRGSRSAGPPVLRGEVGALLEGLRGSLVSYFTLDSGGGAFRVELERFRAAPRLPAAPALLRKVDPDLRRRAEEALWELGVTPTPPLLATEIRRILREAGEEP encoded by the coding sequence ATGGCCCCCAGGAAGCGACGCCGCTCCGGCACTCCGCCCCCGCCGATCCCCGCGTGGGACGAGGTCCTCCCCACGCTCGACCTGCACCGCGAGACCGCGGACGAGGCCGTGCGCCGCACCGGGAGCTGGCTTCGGGAGCGCCAGCGCGAAGGGGTGCGCACCGTCCGGGTGGTCACCGGGCGCGGCTCGCGCTCGGCGGGGCCGCCGGTGCTGCGCGGCGAGGTCGGAGCGCTGCTCGAAGGGCTGCGCGGGTCGCTGGTCTCGTACTTCACCCTGGACTCCGGCGGCGGGGCGTTCCGGGTCGAGCTGGAGCGGTTCCGTGCCGCCCCGCGTCTGCCTGCCGCCCCCGCGCTGCTCCGGAAGGTGGACCCCGACCTCCGCAGACGCGCGGAGGAGGCGCTCTGGGAGCTGGGGGTGACTCCCACGCCCCCCCTGCTGGCCACGGAGATCCGGCGCATCCTCCGCGAAGCGGGGGAGGAACCCTAG